The genomic window CCGTTCGCCCCTCTCCCCGTTCCCCCTCACGACCGTTCCGCTTTGCCCAAAATTGCcgtttttctcctttatttcggttcctttttttttttttcctttttttttcctccttttccttttttttctttttttttctttcgggGGGGGCATGTGCAGCAGTGGGGGCgctgtgtgtgggggggtcccaccctgttttggggggggtttccaccttttttggggggggggtggagctcgttttggggggggggggtcccggccctttttgggggggggggcgggggggtcctggttgggtggggggctggggggatccataggggaaagggggggggtgtTGTGGGGGTCCAGGGCAGGAgcaagggggaggggggatttggggttccccccaattttggggaatgtgagggggggtcccaagggcACCCCCCCCGTTTTGTGACCCCGTGAACCCGGAGGGGGACATTTGGGAGCCTCctctccccacatccccaaTTCTGGCAgtggaggggacggggggcgaTGGGGTGACAAAGGGGGGCTCTGGAGATGTCCGGGGGGGCCCCCAATCTGAGCAAGTgaggggggtcccaggggtgtccccccccaattttttgaCCCCATGAACCCAGagggggagatttggggtcccctctccccacatcccccattcTCGCAGCAATGGGGGACGGGGAGAAGACGGGGGAGCGATGGGGCAACaaggggggacctggggggtgtgtgtgtgtgggggtctTCCACCCCTTCCCCCCTCACCGCTTGAAGCGGTAGGtgatgggcagcagcagcttgctctTCTTGAGCGCCTGCACCTTCTGCAGGGTGGCGGGGTCGAGGGCGAGGAAGCAGCGGCGCGAGTACTCGAGGAGCCGCTCCTTGGCCGGGTCGAACTCGCCCACCTCGGCCAGCTTCTCGggggccaccagcagcagctcggcGATGGGGGTGGTGAGGGCCACGGTGTTGCGGTCCACGCGGTGGTGCTCGAAGGCCCGGCTCATGCTCTTGAGGCGCTGGAAGGTGGTGAGGATCTTCTTGTAGCGGGAGAGGACGCCGTCCGCGTCCTTCACTGCGGGtcccaaggggggggggacacacggagggggacacacggggggcAACGGGGGGCAAGggtatggggacggggggatggggggcaaGAAGGCGGGGGCGTTGGGACGGGGAGGACACATGGGGGGACACACACGGGGGGCAACGGTATGGGGATGGGGGCAAGAAGGTGGGGGCGTTGGGacgggggggacacacacgggGGGCAAGggtatggggacggggggacggggggcaaGAAGGCGGGGGCgttgggatggggggggggacacacggggggcacacacgggggggacacacacgggGGGCAAGGGTATGGGGACGGGGGCAAGGAGGCGGGGGGTGTTGGGacgggggggacacacacgggGAGCGACGGGGGGCAAGggtatggggacgggggggacgggggtAAGAAGGCGGGGGCGTTGGGACaggggggacacacggggggcAAAggtatggggacggggggacgggggcaaGAAGGGGGCGTTGGGACGGGGACGGGCGtggggacaaggatggggacgtggggacgtggggataaCGATGGGGACACGaagacagggacatgggggcaaggatggggacaaggacggggacgtggggacatggggacaaggatggggacgtggggacgtggggatgaggatggggacatggggacagggatggggacaaggatggggacatggggataaCGATGGGGACACGAAGACAGGGACATTGGGACAAggacggggacgtggggacattgggacagggacatggggacgtggggacatggggacagggacatggggacaaggatatggggatgaggatggggacgTGAGGATATGgagacagggatggggacaaggacagggacgtggggatgaggatggggacaaggatggggacacggggacgtggggatgaggatggggacatggggacacggggacaaggATATGGGGACGAGAATGGGGACAGGAACatggggacaaggatggggacaaggatagggacacggggacgtggggacagggatggggatcatGGGGACAAGGACATGGGGTTAAGGATGGGGACATAggaacagggatggggacatggggatgaggatggggacagggacatggggacgtggggacagagacatggggacaaggatggggacgtggggacaggtgtggggatggggacatgagGACAaggacggggacatggggacaaggatagggagatggggacaaggatggggacatggggacgtggggacagggacatggggacatggggacgaggacggggacggggacatggggatgtggggacagggatggggacaaggacggGGACACGGAGCGGGGACGATTTAGGACACGGGGAcaagaggagagcagagagagaggaggCACCGTCACCGTCACCGTCACCCCCTCGGGGACAGGGgcatccctgggggggggtgtcctgggggtgtccccagggttgTCCCCAACGGGGTGTCCTCAAggggtgtccctgggggggtgtccccaaaagGGTGTCCCAGGGGGGCGTCCCAGGGGGTATCCCAAGGGGGTGTCCCAAGGAggtgtccccacggtgtccccagggtgtccccgggggggtgtccccaggggatATCCAAAGGTGATGTCCCcaggggggtgtccccaagggtgGTGTCCCCAAAGGGGTGTCCcaggggggtgtccccaggggtgtCCTCaagggggtgtccccagggggtgtccctggggggggggggtgtccagGGGGTGTCCCCATGATGTCCCCAAAGGGGTGTCTCGGGGGGGTGCCCCCAAgggggtgtccccatggtgTCCAGGGGGAATCCCCAAGGGGTGTCCCCGGGGGTGTCCCAAgggggtgtccccatggtgtccggggggggtccccaaggggtgtcccagggggtgtccccaaggcacCGTCCCCGTGGGGGtgtccccggccccccccgcgcccccactCACCCCGCTGCCTCTCGCGGGTCCTGGCCTTGCCGGCCCTGCGCCGGGCGCCTCCGCCTTTGGGTCTGGggcgccgccgctccccggcgCCGTCctcggggggccgcggggggaggGACGGGGACGAGGCGCCGCTCTCGTCCTCATCGTCCTccgtggcccccccccgccccggccggcccccgccgcccccccgccgcggcGGCGCCTTCCCGCGGCACAGCTCCTCTGCGGGCAGCGCGgcgatgggggggggtcacaacGGGGgggtgtcaccccccccccccgtgtcacccccTCCCCTTCGTGTCCAcccccccgtgtcacccccataccccgtgtcccccccgtgcccaatgtcccccccatatcccatgtcc from Anser cygnoides isolate HZ-2024a breed goose chromosome W, Taihu_goose_T2T_genome, whole genome shotgun sequence includes these protein-coding regions:
- the LOC136788663 gene encoding coiled-coil domain-containing protein 106-like, yielding PIAALPAEELCRGKAPPRRGGGGGRPGRGGATEDDEDESGASSPSLPPRPPEDGAGERRRPRPKGGGARRRAGKARTRERQRVKDADGVLSRYKKILTTFQRLKSMSRAFEHHRVDRNTVALTTPIAELLLVAPEKLAEVGEFDPAKERLLEYSRRCFLALDPATLQKVQALKKSKLLLPITYRFKR